DNA sequence from the Pedobacter schmidteae genome:
GGTAACAGACGCGAAGGCGGAGGTTACGGTGGCGGAAGACGCGACGGTGGCGAACGCAGAAGCTATGGCGGCGGCGGAAGACGTGACGGTGGTGAGCGCAGAAATGGCGGTGGTGGTTTCAGAGACTTCTCTGGAAGAAGCCGTGAAGACAGAGGTGGAAACGGTGGCGACAGAAGACGCAGATCTTAATACCTACATATATTAAAAAGGGGTTGTATCATGATTTGATACAACCCCTTTTTTTCGCGAGATATAACCGCACTTACTAACTTTTTTTCTCTGGCCTGGTTCTTATCTGTGATGCTTTGAGGTAAACCTTTCCGCCTTTTTTATTGATGTAATATTTTTTGTTTTTACCATCAATATACACGTCCGAACCATCGGGCGCCATTTTACCTTTATAAGTCTGGTCGGCCACCTTCGAGGTTCCTTTTACTGCAACTTCAGCTGTTTTATTGCCTACAGTAGTAGCTGTTTTGCCTATCGCTTTACCTGTTTTATCCAGCGCCTTGCCTACTCCCGTTTTCTTTTCCTGTGCGGTGGCACTAAAAACCAACGAACCGCATATGGCCAGGGTTAATATCCCTGATAAATACTTTCTTTTCATAGTTAAAGGTTATATATATCCATCAACAAACAGCAAAGTATTTTGTTTGCGGTTAGTTCAGCTGCTCAGTAAGCAAGCGCATCTCAATCTGCGGTGCATGTTTCTCATATAAAATTGCATATACAGCGCGACTGATTGGCATATCTACCTTGTACTTTTTATTGATGTAATGCATGCAGCTTACGGCATAGTAGCCCTCGGCAATCATGTTCATTTCCAGCTGTGCCGATTTCACCGTATATCCCTTCCCTATCATGTTACCGAAAGTACGGTTGCGGCTGAACTGGGAATAAGCAGTCACCAGCAAATCACCCAGATAAGCAGACTCTTTAATGTCGCGGTTGATGGGATGTACAGCATCTACAAATCGCTTGATTTCGCGGATGGCATTAGAGATCAATACCGCCTGAAAGTTATCACCATAACCTAAACCGTGGCAAATACCGCTGGCAACAGCATAAATATTTTTCAATACCGCAGCATATTCTGTCCCGAAAATATCATCTGAAACATTGGTTTTGATATAACGTGTATTTAAAAGGTTGGCAAAAAAACCAGCCAGTCCAACGTTAACAGAAGCAATGGTAAGATAAGAGAGCTTTTCAAGCGCCACCTCTTCGGCATGGCAAGGGCCACTGATCACCAGGATATCTGATAAAGGCACATTGTATTTTTGATGAAGAAATTCGCCGATGATCTGGTTTTCATCCGGTACAATACCTTTAATAGCCGAAATGACCTTTTTACCTTTTAGCTGCTCGGGTGTTACCCCATTAAGGGTTTCCTTTAAAAAAGCTGCAGGCACATTAAGCACAATATAATCGGCCTGTTTAATAATATGAGCAATATCATTGGAGATATTATCCTCAGGAATTCTGATCTCAACCGAGCTCAGATAGTTCGGGTTGTGCTTGTATTTATGGACATGCGTAATGGCATCTGCATTCCGCATCCACCAATAGATTTCTTTTGCTGAGAAATTGTCTGAGAGCATTTTTATAATAGCAGTAGCCCAACTACCCCCACCAATCATTGCGACTTTAGGTATCATACATTATAAATAAAAAATCCCGGTCTAATGTTTTAAACCGGGACAATTTACTCATTTAAAAAGTATGGTTAAAGTTTACTTCTTACCAGGCTCAGCAAATAACTGATCCTTAGTTACTTTCTTTACTTTCATCCCGTCCTTTAATTTATTCTGAATGGCAGAATAAGGTCCGGTAATCACTTCCTGCCCTGCTTTAAGGCCAGTTTTAACAATGATAAACTGATCATTTTGAATACCAGTAGTAACTTCTACCTGTTTAACGGTTTCATCTGCATTGTACAGATAAACATATTGTTTCACTTTTTTGTCTGTCAGCTTCGATTTTTGTTTTTCGGAGTTCTCCTCATTATCTTCAGGCTTTTTATCTTTATCTCCACCTTTCTTTTTATCGATGGTAAATACCGACTGAATAGGGACCGATAAACCGTCTACCGTTTGACTTTCTATATCCACTGTAGCCGATAAGCCCGGTCTGAATGGCGATGGCAGATCTTTAGCCCCTCCTTTAATGTTGTCATAGGATTCGGCCAGGATACGCACCTTTACCACAAAGTTGGTTACCTGATCAACCGAGCTGGTTGCTGCACCTACATCTTTTGAAGAGCTGGCAATTTCGGTAACTGTACCTTTGAACTTTTTATCGGCAAATGCGTCCACTTCAATGCTGGCATTATCACCAACTTTTACCCTGTTGATATCATTCTCGTTTACATCCACGTTTACTTCCATTGAGCTAAGATTGGAAATACGCATAATCTCGGTTCCCGCATTTTGAACTGTTCCCAAAATACGGTCCCCCAACTCCACTGAAAGTTTCGATATCACCCCATTTACCGGTGCAAATATGGTGGCTTTTGCCAGGTTAGCACTCGCTTCCTGAACGTTAGCACCAGATTGCTCCAGACTAAATTTTGCAGCCGTAAGGTCTTCTTTTGCCCTGCCAAGGTTTGTTTTGGCAGTCAGATATGCTGCTTTTGCAGCATCAAATTCAGAAGCAGAAATTACTTTTTTGCCAAACAGCTCGACATTACGTTTATAAGTAGCCTCGCCGTTTACAAAATTGGCCTCCGCCTGCCTAAGGTACTGCGCTGCACTGGCTACACTAGCTTTTTGGGAACTGTAAGAAGCCACGGCCCTATCGTAACCCGACTTCAATACATCAGGGCGAACCTTTACCAGTAACTGGCCTTTTTTTACCACATCGCCTTCTTTAACCAAAAGTTCAGTCACCTCGCCCGATACTTCCGCACTCAGCTTTACCTCTGTTTCCGGCTGTATTTTTCCACTGGCCGTAACGGTCTCTATCACTTTCCTGTCGGCCGCCTTCTCGGCAGTTACTTTCTCTCTTTTGTCACCGCCTATTACTCCGGTGTATACACCAGCACCAAGCAGCACAATGATCACGCCTACTATAATTAATATGGTTTTCAGTTTCATTCTTGTATGTATTAATATAAATCGTTATGAACGTTAAAAAACAATTTGTTTACCTAAATAATAATCAATCACTTTGGCCCTAAAAAGCAGGTCGTATTTCGCTCTGATCATGTCAATTTCAGCTGTATTTCTTTTGGTTTGCGAGGTACTGTAATCTAACGAATTAACCAAACCTACGTTATAACGTTGTTCGAGTACGGCAAATGCTTCCTTTTGCGCATCGAATGCCTTTGTCGCAGAAGCGTAGGTACTTTCGGCAGCCCTCAAATCGGCCACTGCCTGATAAATGATTTTGTTTAAGTTATTTTTAGTGATTTGCTCATCAGCCTGGGTCTGTAATAAATTGATTTTTGCTTTCGTAACACCTGACCTGGCCTGCAAACCATTGAAAATCGGGATACTTAAGCTTAGCCCGATACCTTTTGAAACGTTGTTTTCCAACTGGCTTTTGAAAGATGCATTTGGAAATTGAGCAGGAGCATTATACCTATAAATATAGGCCGTACCATACCCTCCACTGAACGACAAACTAGGGTACAAGCTACCTTTGGCAATATCAATCCCTTTTTTGGCCGCAGCCGTTTGTAAACCCGCGAGTTTAATATCAGGGAACATACCCAAGGCTTCTGTATACACCTGCTCGGCATCGTACAGTGATGATGAGCGGGCAAAGTTTGACGCATCGGGTGCCTGAACTTCAAATCTTGTAGCTGAGGGGATATCCATCAGTTGCGCTAATGTAATGAAGGAAATATTTAAGGCATTTTCTGCTTTGGTTACATCTAGTTCCGCAACCGCCACCTGCGACTTTGATTCGGCTAGATCTGCCAGCGTCTTATTACCCACATCCAGCAATTGCTGTTGTTGCGCAAGTTGTTTCCGTGCCACTTCAAGCTGTTGTTTTGCGGCTTTCAAACGATCCTTATTATACAAAATATCCATATAGGAAGTAACTACCTGTAAAACAAGGTCATTTTTAACCTTATCGGTAGTTAATTTTCCTGCTTCCAGTAATATTTTATTCTGTCTCACCTGGTTTATTTTAGAGAAACCATTGAACACATCAACTCCTAAACTGGCACGGGGACTAAGGCTATATGTTTGCGTATTTTCATAAACTCCCGAGCTTACATTATTACGTCCCCAGCCCATATCTTGTCCTACTGATGCACTT
Encoded proteins:
- a CDS encoding NAD(P)H-dependent glycerol-3-phosphate dehydrogenase — encoded protein: MIPKVAMIGGGSWATAIIKMLSDNFSAKEIYWWMRNADAITHVHKYKHNPNYLSSVEIRIPEDNISNDIAHIIKQADYIVLNVPAAFLKETLNGVTPEQLKGKKVISAIKGIVPDENQIIGEFLHQKYNVPLSDILVISGPCHAEEVALEKLSYLTIASVNVGLAGFFANLLNTRYIKTNVSDDIFGTEYAAVLKNIYAVASGICHGLGYGDNFQAVLISNAIREIKRFVDAVHPINRDIKESAYLGDLLVTAYSQFSRNRTFGNMIGKGYTVKSAQLEMNMIAEGYYAVSCMHYINKKYKVDMPISRAVYAILYEKHAPQIEMRLLTEQLN
- a CDS encoding efflux RND transporter periplasmic adaptor subunit — its product is MKLKTILIIVGVIIVLLGAGVYTGVIGGDKREKVTAEKAADRKVIETVTASGKIQPETEVKLSAEVSGEVTELLVKEGDVVKKGQLLVKVRPDVLKSGYDRAVASYSSQKASVASAAQYLRQAEANFVNGEATYKRNVELFGKKVISASEFDAAKAAYLTAKTNLGRAKEDLTAAKFSLEQSGANVQEASANLAKATIFAPVNGVISKLSVELGDRILGTVQNAGTEIMRISNLSSMEVNVDVNENDINRVKVGDNASIEVDAFADKKFKGTVTEIASSSKDVGAATSSVDQVTNFVVKVRILAESYDNIKGGAKDLPSPFRPGLSATVDIESQTVDGLSVPIQSVFTIDKKKGGDKDKKPEDNEENSEKQKSKLTDKKVKQYVYLYNADETVKQVEVTTGIQNDQFIIVKTGLKAGQEVITGPYSAIQNKLKDGMKVKKVTKDQLFAEPGKK
- a CDS encoding TolC family protein translates to MKTIISYNLFSKLTLAFSFIFLITLAPKAMAQEVITVQRAIEVTLQNNLQVTKSKLSEKLAEENFKQAKLAQYPRLSASVGQDMGWGRNNVSSGVYENTQTYSLSPRASLGVDVFNGFSKINQVRQNKILLEAGKLTTDKVKNDLVLQVVTSYMDILYNKDRLKAAKQQLEVARKQLAQQQQLLDVGNKTLADLAESKSQVAVAELDVTKAENALNISFITLAQLMDIPSATRFEVQAPDASNFARSSSLYDAEQVYTEALGMFPDIKLAGLQTAAAKKGIDIAKGSLYPSLSFSGGYGTAYIYRYNAPAQFPNASFKSQLENNVSKGIGLSLSIPIFNGLQARSGVTKAKINLLQTQADEQITKNNLNKIIYQAVADLRAAESTYASATKAFDAQKEAFAVLEQRYNVGLVNSLDYSTSQTKRNTAEIDMIRAKYDLLFRAKVIDYYLGKQIVF